In one Nicotiana tomentosiformis chromosome 6, ASM39032v3, whole genome shotgun sequence genomic region, the following are encoded:
- the LOC138894340 gene encoding uncharacterized protein: protein MMKSLSINVPLVEALEQIPGYEKFMKDLVTKKWTMNFETIKSTHHVSAIVHSMASKLENPGAFTIPCTIGSAEFAKALFEALEQMPGYAKFMKDLVTKKRSMYFETIKVTHQVSAIVHSMVSKLEDPGAFTIPCTIGSAEFTKALFDLGAMDYEVPTILVRPFLATGKALVDVEAGELTFRQPNSNEVCSFVDLVTDVIIDDASTTINAGDMLEAILLNFDDDEMDGFIECVNSIDMMESLSINVPLVEALEQMPGYAKFMKDLAIKKRLMNFETIKVTHQVGRRAFYCFLDGYSGYNLILIAAEDQDKITFTCPYGTFSFKWMPFGLCNAPTTFQWCMMSIWSSWKTSRWSRIPLMIAWKIWIEYWQVQVDTTTIIIAPNWSVPFELMCGASDVAVGAVLEKCINKIFHPVYYASKTMNDAQVNYTVTEKELLVIVFAIEKFRPYLIGAKVIVHMDHAAPRYLMRKKDSKAQLMRWMPLLQEFDIDIQDLKGSEDQVADHLSRLEEEGRPHDGLKINDSFPDDQLLDISMKEVP, encoded by the exons atgatgaagagtctctcgataaatgtgccattagttgaagctttagaGCAAATTCCTGGTTAtgaaaagtttatgaaggatttggtgacaaagaagtggacgatgaattttgaaactatcaaaagcACTCATCATGTGAGTGCAATTGTTCATTCGATGGCATCTAAATTGGAaaatcccggtgctttcacaatcccttgtaccattggaagtgccgagtttgctaaagctcttt ttgaagctttagagcaaatgcctggttatgcaaagtttatgaaggatttggtgacaaaaaAGCGGTCGATgtattttgaaactatcaaagtcactcatcaagtgagtgcaattgttcatTCGATGGTatctaaattggaagatcccggtgctttcacaatcccttgtaccattggaagtgccgagtttacTAAAGCACTTtttgatcttggggcaa tggattaTGAGGTACCGACTATTCTTgtaagacctttccttgctacggggaaggctcttgttgatgtggaagccggagaactcactttccgg caaccaaatagcaatgaagtgtgttctttcgtagacttggtgaccgatgtgattattgatgatgcAAGTACCACGATTAATGCGGGTGATATGTTAGAGGccatcttgctcaactttgatgatgacgagatggatggcttcatagaATGTGTGAATTCCATTGACATGATGGagagtctctcgataaatgtgccattagttgaagctttagaGCAAATGCcaggttatgcaaagtttatgaaggatttggcgATAAAGAAGCGgttgatgaattttgaaactatcaaagtcactcatcaa GTTGGCCggcgtgctttctattgctttctagatggatattcgggctataACCTAATCCTTATTGCTGCGGAAGATCAAGATAAAATaactttcacatgtccctatggtactttctctttcaagtggatgccatttggcttatgtaatgcaccgacgacttttcaatggtgtatgatgtCCATATGGTCTTCATGGAAGACTTCTCGGTGGTCGagaattcctttgatgattgcttggaaaatttggatagagtattggcaag ttcaagttgacaccACTACCATTATCATCGCTCCTAATTGGAgtgttccttttgagctcatgtgcggtgctagtgatgtagcggttggagcagttttggagaaatgcatcaacaagatttttcatccggtctactatgctagtaagacaatgaatgatgcccaagttaaTTACACtgttacagagaaagagctccttgtcattgtgtttgcaattgagaagttccgcccgtacttgattggtgcaaaggttattgttcatatggatcatgcggcacctcgctatcttatgagaaagaaagattccaaagctcagTTGATGAGATGGATGccattgttgcaagagtttgatattgacatccaagatctaAAAGGGAGTGAagatcaagtggcggaccacttgtctcgtttggaggaggaggggaggccgcatgatggccttaaaATCAATGATTCCTTCCCCGATGATCAACTCTTGgatatttcaatgaaggaggtgccatga